The Pseudolabrys sp. FHR47 genome contains a region encoding:
- the uvrB gene encoding excinuclease ABC subunit UvrB codes for MAKSPPKKPKDPAKPTRSKANRPDSPAVPQALADILNPALNKGTAGMGSGTGLEPPPDNSWDRRRSNADEYRARKSTKGFEEAPQAEFDGPPVTGIDPQLAEELGLSDTLKYRLPKADLPTGPGGLSSMGVAATAESLERLLREGRPEFSTAGAAWTPHRPPRPEKSEGGVRFQIKSDFEPKGDQPQAIKELVEGVKRHDRTQVLLGVTGSGKTFTMAKVIEETQRPALVLAPNKTLAAQLYGEFKSFFPDNAVEYFVSYYDYYQPEAYVPRTDTYIEKESSINEQIDRMRHAATRALLERDDVIIVASVSCIYGIGSVETYSAMTFTLKQGGKVEQRQLLADLIALQYKRTQGDFFRGSFRVRGDTIDIFPAHYEDRAWRVHLFGDEIEKIEEMDPLTGAKTDELEFVKIYANSHYVTPRPTLIQAMDGIKRELKMRLDQLNHAGRLLEAQRLEQRTRYDLEMMEATGSCAGIENYSRYLTGRQPGEPPPTLFEYVPDNALVFADESHVTIPQIGAMFKGDFRRKATLAEYGFRLPSAMDNRPLRFEEWDAMRPQTVAVSATPAAWELNESGGVFVEQVIRPTGLIDPEVEIRPARTQVDDLVGEVRDVARKGYRSLITVLTKRMAEDLTEYLHEQGIRVRYMHSDIDTLERIEIIRDLRLGAFDALVGINLLREGLDIPECALVAILDADKEGFLRSETSLVQTIGRAARNVEGKVLLYADQVTGSMQRAIDETNRRRDKQVEYNTANGITPESVKKGIADILDSVYERDHVLISTGGKGVGGEGEFADAATIGHNFETVLADLETRMREAAADLDFEEAARLRDELKRLRQTELAVVDNPTARQVMITQDPKLRRATSGKPPRGRASPSPGGGGSREARVG; via the coding sequence ATGGCGAAATCTCCTCCCAAGAAGCCCAAAGATCCGGCCAAACCAACACGGTCCAAGGCCAATCGGCCGGACAGTCCGGCGGTGCCGCAGGCGCTCGCCGATATCCTCAATCCGGCCCTGAACAAGGGAACCGCCGGCATGGGTTCCGGTACCGGTCTTGAGCCGCCGCCGGACAACTCCTGGGACCGCCGCAGGTCCAACGCCGACGAATATCGCGCGCGGAAGTCGACCAAGGGCTTCGAGGAAGCGCCGCAGGCGGAGTTTGACGGCCCGCCGGTCACCGGCATCGATCCCCAACTGGCCGAGGAACTCGGCCTGTCCGACACCCTGAAATATCGCCTGCCGAAAGCCGACCTGCCGACCGGCCCCGGCGGTCTGTCGTCGATGGGCGTTGCCGCCACCGCGGAGTCGCTGGAGCGCCTGCTGCGCGAGGGCCGGCCGGAATTTTCCACGGCCGGCGCCGCCTGGACGCCGCATCGCCCGCCCCGCCCGGAGAAATCCGAAGGCGGCGTGCGCTTCCAGATCAAGTCGGATTTCGAGCCCAAGGGCGACCAGCCGCAGGCCATCAAGGAGCTGGTCGAAGGCGTCAAACGCCACGACCGCACCCAGGTGCTGCTCGGCGTCACCGGCTCGGGCAAGACCTTCACCATGGCCAAGGTGATCGAAGAGACGCAGCGCCCCGCGCTCGTGCTGGCGCCGAACAAGACGCTCGCCGCCCAGCTCTATGGCGAGTTCAAGTCGTTCTTCCCCGACAATGCGGTCGAATATTTCGTCTCCTATTACGACTACTACCAGCCGGAAGCCTACGTTCCGCGCACCGACACCTATATCGAGAAGGAATCCTCGATCAACGAGCAGATCGACCGCATGCGCCACGCCGCGACGCGCGCCCTGCTCGAGCGCGACGACGTCATCATCGTCGCCTCGGTGTCGTGCATCTACGGCATCGGCTCGGTCGAAACCTATTCGGCCATGACCTTCACCCTGAAGCAGGGCGGCAAGGTCGAGCAGCGCCAGTTGCTCGCCGACCTGATCGCGCTGCAGTACAAGCGCACGCAGGGCGACTTCTTCCGCGGCTCGTTCCGCGTCCGCGGCGACACCATCGACATCTTCCCGGCGCACTATGAAGACCGCGCCTGGCGCGTACATCTGTTCGGCGACGAGATCGAGAAGATCGAGGAGATGGACCCGCTCACCGGCGCCAAGACCGACGAGCTGGAGTTCGTGAAGATCTACGCCAACTCGCATTACGTCACGCCGCGCCCGACGCTGATCCAGGCGATGGACGGCATCAAGCGCGAGCTGAAGATGCGCCTCGACCAGCTCAACCATGCCGGCCGCCTGCTGGAAGCGCAGCGCCTCGAGCAGCGCACGCGCTACGACCTCGAGATGATGGAAGCCACCGGCTCCTGCGCCGGCATCGAGAACTATTCGCGCTACCTGACCGGCCGCCAGCCCGGCGAGCCGCCGCCGACTCTGTTCGAATACGTGCCGGACAATGCGCTGGTCTTCGCGGACGAAAGCCACGTCACCATTCCGCAGATCGGCGCCATGTTCAAAGGCGACTTCCGACGCAAGGCGACGCTCGCCGAATACGGCTTCCGCCTGCCCTCCGCCATGGACAACCGGCCGCTGCGCTTCGAGGAGTGGGACGCGATGCGGCCGCAGACCGTCGCGGTGTCGGCGACGCCGGCGGCGTGGGAATTGAACGAGTCGGGCGGCGTCTTCGTCGAGCAGGTCATCCGCCCGACCGGCCTGATCGATCCCGAAGTCGAAATCCGCCCGGCGCGCACGCAGGTCGACGATCTGGTCGGCGAGGTGCGCGACGTCGCGCGCAAGGGCTATCGCTCGCTGATCACCGTGCTGACCAAACGCATGGCCGAGGACCTCACCGAATATCTGCACGAACAAGGCATCCGCGTGCGCTACATGCACTCGGACATCGACACGCTGGAGCGCATCGAGATCATCCGCGACCTGCGGCTCGGCGCCTTCGACGCGCTGGTCGGCATCAACCTGTTGCGCGAGGGCCTCGACATTCCGGAATGCGCGCTGGTCGCCATTCTCGACGCCGACAAGGAAGGCTTCCTGCGCAGCGAGACCTCGCTGGTGCAGACCATCGGCCGCGCCGCGCGTAACGTCGAGGGCAAGGTGCTGCTCTATGCCGATCAGGTGACCGGCTCGATGCAGCGCGCCATCGACGAGACCAACCGCCGCCGCGACAAGCAGGTCGAATACAACACCGCCAACGGCATCACGCCGGAGAGCGTCAAGAAGGGCATCGCCGACATTCTCGACTCGGTCTACGAGCGCGACCACGTGCTGATTTCGACTGGCGGCAAGGGCGTGGGCGGTGAAGGCGAGTTCGCCGACGCCGCCACCATCGGCCACAATTTCGAGACCGTGCTGGCCGATCTCGAAACGCGCATGCGCGAAGCCGCCGCCGATCTCGACTTCGAGGAAGCCGCGCGCCTGCGCGACGAACTCAAGCGCCTGCGCCAGACTGAACTCGCCGTGGTCGACAACCCGACCGCACGGCAGGTGATGATCACGCAGGACCCGAAGCTGCGGCGGGCTACGAGCGGCAAGCCGCCACGCGGCCGCGCTTCACCCTCCCCTGGAGGGGGAGGGTCGCGCGAAGCGCGGGTGGGGTGA